The following nucleotide sequence is from Corylus avellana chromosome ca7, CavTom2PMs-1.0.
TTCAATGTCATGATCATACATGTAATAAAAGTTCAATGGTTAAAAAGATGGATGATTTGAAAGTTGTCTGAATGCATTAAGAATAGGCAAAGAATATCATGGCACCTGTGAGAAAGACGGACCTCCCTTGGCATCTGTATACCAATAAAACATTCCTTCATTAATATTCATGCTTACAGCAAGTGATAAGTACATGTATAGACATGGCCTCCACACATCCGGGCATTTCAATGTTGTCCACATAGACTTACTGGCATCCAGTAACTTTTCGTTTACCTAAATTAAGAGCTTGATATGAGCATAGAAGAAAGCAGGAATGCGAGAGGTGCTTGATAAGGTAACCTTACCCGTCTGTACGTAAAGTTATGGGCGTGGGATTCCCTCAGCACCATTCCAACCAAAACAACCAGTCCTGGTGGGATACTAAGCAACCCAAAGACACCCTGTCAAGAAAGCGTACAACTTTTAACAGGTAGCAGgtataattgaaaaaagaaacttgACCTGAGAAGTTATAgtatacaaattatatatatatataaaagctggATCCTTCCTTTGAGTGGCCAAGAATTGCGAAATATGACGTGAACTCAAAATTTTTAGTGAGTGAACCagtttttcattattttgagattttatttcaaaatgttttcTTATATGGTTCTTTAAGtgacaaaatttaatataagaaaattatggTCTCACAATTTACTTATCCCCAAAACTATACATAGTACCTATAATTGGCCATATAGGTATTGCGTGCATTGattctaaaaaatttatattcgTCCTATGcagacagagttttcctccaaactggattgaaaaaaaattcatccaacCTAATTTATACTAATGGCGTGTCCTTTGAGCATGTGAAACACattgttttttaataacatgtgaaatgcatatgtttttttaataaaatttcttccaagTTTGTCTCTACTATTAAGAACATATGACTTTCACATGATCAAATGACACGTGTCATTATTATAGATTAGGTTGGAGGATATTCCTCTAACCCAGATCGAAGGAAAACTCTATCCTTATGCATATACACATCATTCAGGGTTCATAGCACATCATAACTGAAccaatttttcattattatgagattttatttcaaaaatattccTTGTATGGATTTCATCAAGTGACGAGATTTAATGTAGGGTAATTATAGTCTCACAATTTACATCTCTCCAAAACTACAGGGagacaatttaaaatttttaaacatagTACATTAACTACCCAAAATCGGTTGATGAAATAATTATAGTCTCACAATCTAGTCTATGATGCATATGTGCAACAAGAACATGAATCGTGTAATTTGATATTCATTTGGACTGCAGCTTTTTTCATGCCGGGAATCATCTCCAAATCTTATTTGTCAGATATCAGATTAAAAAGAATCGAATAACCAATGGTCAACGAATCACAATCCATGGCTGAAGGCAGctgaacaaaaaacaaaaattggacaAGGATATAGTTGCAGGCTAAAGATGCAGAAAAATGAATGTGATCAAAAGGAAAAAGGCAACATAAGTTGAGCAAAAGCTTACCTTAGGCCCAATTAGGTGAACAAAAAAGCCACTAAGTGAAAATCCTACCAGTGCTCCAATGGAAGAGCTCAGTCCGCACAAGCTTTGCATATCACCGGCAAGGGATGGATGAGTTATACTGTTCTGTGTCACACAGGCATCAATGGTAACATCTGCTATAGCTATTCCAGCACTGCCTGCCATTAGAGATAACAAGGCGAATCCAAGATGCAATTTCTTGTGTAAGGATAGCACAAGCATGGAGATGACACCAAGAAAACCTGCAATGCGGGAGAAACTATCCAGTAAATAAATGCATCCAGCCTGGCACAAGCATGGATAACAAACCAAGAAACCAAAACTTAACAGAGGGAAAAGCTCTTTGGTAATCAAATGCATCCAACTTCTCTCTCCAATCCGGcgcccccccccaaaaaaaaaaaaacaaaaactctcaAAGCATGAACTATCCCAAGGGCAATGCATGCAGCTTACATAtagtcttttaaattttaatttaaggaCTTATCacacaacaaaaataatggtaAAAATTCAACTCCTCCAAGCAAAAATAAAAGGCACATCTTACACAAAGCTAATGCAGCATCAGATAATTGACAAATAAACAACTCTCAAATATATCCCAGGTAGAATGCATGTGAATGCACACAGTATGATCATAAAGGGGCAGACCCACGCTGTAGCTTGGGGTGGGGGGTGGGGTGGTGGGGATGGCATGGCcacttcaattttgttttttaaatgtatACAAAGTAGGATGGCACAGACCGAATACTGTAATATGCTCATGTGTGCTGAGGTGTTTAGGGAATCTACTCTTAATATGGTCAGTCATGTGTGCTTACCGTaaattggaaaaattggagaagGCTGTTGAGCTGTTTAGGGAGATAGAAAGAATGAATATTGCATCTTATAACACACTGATTGCAGGACATTGCAGTAATGGTCTATTGAGCTTTGCAATCAAGCTTAAAAtcaaaatggaaaagaatgaggTGCACCAGGATGTGGTTATATTTAACAATCTTATCCATGGATTTTACGAGGAAGGGAAATTACACGAAGGTAATAAGGTTTTCATTGAGACCATGCATGTTACTCCTAATACTGATAAATGAAGGCTATGAATGTTACTCCTAAGGGAAATTACACGTAGCAAAATTATGTGGGAACccctccccaaaaaataaaaaaactttctaGTCCCACCCCAATGATCACTTGACGCAGAAACTAAAAGCAGAGCCCTATGACCATGATCAAGCATTGTGCTTTTCAaatctctctattttcttcaaatttgatGCAGCAAACTTGTTTGCTTGAGCCATTTGGCTTCCAGGATTTGTtgaataatttcttttattttatatttctttgccaGGCTGGCTTCTTGAATACTTGCAATAGAAACCATTCCAGTAGAACACAGGATTGATTCTTCCTCCTTATTTTGTAGTTCAACCTATACGCATGTCCATTTTAGCATCCCTAGCTGCAGGCAGTAGAAGTTGTCGATGGGAAAAAAAGGCTATGAATTTTCGGGTATATCAAAAGGAATTTCATTAGCCACATTTAGAAAACAATTTACGACATTTTTACACATAGTATATTTGACAGTCTTACTGTGTGCCTGGGAGCGCCTTacattttaatgatattttgatggGAAATGCTAGACATCCCAAGACTTCCTTTCCAAAAAttgttcccaaatgatgtgtcaccatcccatgagttggtgacacacttcccaaaataataaatctcataaggACATATCATTTGGGAATCAACTTTTGGGAGGAAAATTTGGGGTGTATAGCACTCCtctattttgattacttattaaaaaataaataaataaatttgacagTCAACATTACAGTTTTTCCCTCTTCAATCAGGAAGTTATCTCTCATTTTACATATCCACTTTTCTACTGTATTTGACAAAGTTCACATTAAGTTCACAAAGAAGGGAAAGATTTAAGGAAACTAGGTTCATCTCTAACAACTTGAACAACAACATTCATGACCCTGATTTAAGCTCTATGCAAAGCAGGATGgataggaaagaaaaatgaaaattaaagaaagagaataCACCAATTACACCAGTGATGGTTAAGATTATTGGAAGTTCGGCAGCTATGCAAGTAATTAGAGGATATGAATTCTTTTAAAGCCTTCTATGTGCCAATTAATGGAAAGAAGCTGGATGACATAACAGAGGATGAACAAAAGAAGCCATAAGAGAAGGCTAAATGGAAGATACACGAACATCTAGAAATTGTCTTATGCAATCATGGGCatcttttgaataaaaaatatatatatctgtgtgtgtgtgtgtgtagaaCCCATTCCCATCAAGAAAGCTCCAGcaaacaaacacataataaGCTGTACGAAGTTTAAGGAAGGATAACTGGTGGTGAAGCAACAAAATAAGATCCCCAGCCTTGTGAATAAACTATCATTCAAACAAGAATGTTAGATTCTTACATAATATTGTTTCTTTGTGGAGACCTTGATAATATATCTAATCAATTCGTCAGAAGGAGGGTCATGTAACTAGTTAGTTTGTTCTgtgaaggaaaacaaagagatCTACAGCGGGAAAATAAAGATGAAGGGAGGACTTTGTCGATGAAAAAGTGTTCCACGGAAAACCAAGCCAATATCATACTTAAGGAACAAGGTATTAAAATGTGCTTCCTTCTTTCTTGTTATTTAATGCACAAGCAATGAAGAACTAGAAAttaattcacaaaaaaaaaaaaaaaaggaaagatattTAGCACTTGTTCATTCTTAAGGAATTAtaggagaaaacaaaattagcGTTCTTAAacagaaaaaaggaaatttgatAAGAACTCAGACTAAATCAGGAAGagaatttaaagaaaagaactataaaaggaaaacaaatcctccTTTTGCTCAAAGAGTTAAACTTGACCAAAAACATACATCTTTATTTATACTGGAGGTCCTTTTATACACCAAAGTTCCCAGCTGTTTCTAATCTGATAATAATCGACGAACAATAGTCATAGTTGATATCAatcaactaacaaaaatcctaatTGAATAATATGCTTTAACAATCCAAACAATATGAGAATTGTTATGGTTTGTTTTATATAATCAATTTCCTccttaaactgataaaaaattgttgataacCTGATAAGTTTGCTCGACATAATCAAGAatgattatttctttttctatttctccCAGTTGCCTTCTCCGATATTAGTTTCAGCCTCTgttttactcaatttttaatatagAAAACAGAGTGTCCAACAGAACCCGAGAACTACTTCTTCTGATCACCTAGACACTGAGCTAGATTGGCCAACTTGTTCCTGTCAAGAACACCAACACCTTGTGATGTAGAATTCCCCTACTTAGATGTAGAAGGCTTTGACAATTGGTAGCTCTTTCTCTATAGTGAGCCTTCTTTATTTTAAAGTGGTTGATTTCCTCAGCCACAAAACTTGTGCAGTAGTAGTAGCACTATCTTCCTTTCTATGGATAGGCAAAAGTTGGAATAGCTTTGTGATCTGTTCCAAATCTGTCACTGCCCTTCACACAAAGATTTTACCGTGTACTCCAATCAATCTTCATTGCTAAGCTCTTATACCAAATGATATGGACAGAAAGAGAATTTAGAGAAAAGAACTTTGAAGAGCTATGGTTTGGGTTTCTTCTAGGGAACCCAACTCCTCCATTTGCTCAGGGAGTCAAATTTGGCAAAAGACATAATCTTTTTTCAGACTGGAAGTCGTTTTATACACTAACATTCTCAACTAATTCTAATTTGATAACAATCAACTAACAATAACCTAATCGAATAATAAACATTAACAATCCCAACaagatgagaaatgttatagtTTATTCTATCTAAACAACTTTTCCTAAACTGACTAATTAAATAACTCCTTCCctaaattgataaaataaaatttgttgataCCCTGATAAGATTATAAGAAGAACTGAAAATTTTGCTTCAATCCTCCTATAAAATCCAAAGCATTAATGAGACACTCCCAAAAAGTTTTCCCAAGATATTTCTAACATGGGtcattagaaaatgaaaagcataacttatcaaaaaaaaaagaaaatgaaaagcataagGGAGGTGATATCTCGAATAAGCATATTTGTAGTTCTATCCCCAAACTCCAAAACTTAAAAACCAGAAAGAATAAGAAACTGCCATTAGCAGACCAGCTATATCCACTAAATAGCAGAAAAACAGATTTATCATCTCCGCAACACTATACCTAGAGAAAACAATATATGGGTATGGAACATATACCTGCGGAAACAAAATACGGCCGTCTTCGGTACCCAAGAATTGGAACTGTATCAGTGAGGAGGCCCCAGAGAGGCTTGACAACCCAAGGAATTTGAATGATCCCAAAATACACCTGAGCTTCAGAGGGCTGCATTTTCTGCTCATCCTTCATGTAATACAGTGTACTAACTCTACTCAGACCAACACCCAAACCCTGGCTCACTCCATACACAACGACCACACCCAACACAAAGCTCCAATGCAACTCTTCACTGAGCATTTTCAACCATTGGATAGGAGTCCATAGCAATCCCCAGAACCCCATTTTTCTTGGGTTCACCTGGTTCTGGTTCTGATAACCAACTTGAAGACTTTCTTCTGCGTCTCTCATTGACCAAATCTCTCATGTAAAAATTGGGAAAACGGGAagtctcaaatacccagtagaAATCCAAGACTTTTATGAACTGGGATGTCTCAAATTCCAAAGTTGGTTGCGTCATTGACTCGCAAAAGTTAAATGGGTCAGTTTTAGCTTGCGGAAGCAAAGtgaaataatttaaaagaaatattcccATTCTTTACGTTTGACTGACAAACCAATTTGGATTTGGATCTGATCGTATCGTTATTGAGTGAGGCGGTAACTAGTGAAATCTCATCGGGTCTCTGTCGGTGTCTTTGTCTCCTGAGCCCTGGGGCACGTCACGCCAGTGTGAAAGTGATCTTGTGCGATTGGGTCAACGGTaagaccttttcttt
It contains:
- the LOC132186401 gene encoding probable folate-biopterin transporter 3 encodes the protein MRDAEESLQVGYQNQNQVNPRKMGFWGLLWTPIQWLKMLSEELHWSFVLGVVVVYGVSQGLGVGLSRVSTLYYMKDEQKMQPSEAQVYFGIIQIPWVVKPLWGLLTDTVPILGYRRRPYFVSAGFLGVISMLVLSLHKKLHLGFALLSLMAGSAGIAIADVTIDACVTQNSITHPSLAGDMQSLCGLSSSIGALVGFSLSGFFVHLIGPKGVFGLLSIPPGLVVLVGMVLRESHAHNFTYRRVNEKLLDASKSMWTTLKCPDVWRPCLYMYLSLAVSMNINEGMFYWYTDAKGGPSFSQEVIGSTYAVGAAGSLLGVLIYQNFLKNHPFHDILFWSQFLFGASGLLDLVLVLRLNLKFGVPDFFFAVIDAAVTHMIGRIKWMPLLVLSTKLCPPGIEGTFFALLMSIDHVGMLSSSWAGGLFLHILKVTRTQFENLWIAILVRSLLRLVPLGFLYLIPRNDPNFSTLPTEMRTKKDNSILEPDTVEMASLVNST